In the genome of Afipia felis ATCC 53690, the window GTTACGGCCTCATGAACGGCACCAGCATCGGCACCCTTTTGCGGTAGGCGTCGTATTCGCCTTCACCGAGTTCGGCGCGAAGCCAATTCTCCTCGATCCGGGCCTTGAGCCAGATTCCTGCTGCGATGAAGACAATCGACAGCAGACTCAGCACCGTCGCCAGCGCAATGGCCGTCGCGATCACGGCGACCAGCAAGCCAGTATAGATCGGGTGGCGCACAATGGCGTATGGACCCGTTTCAACAACATGATGCCCTTCTTTCAAGGTCACCGATCCTGACCACAGGCGCCCGAGATGAATGCGCGCCCACCACGCGAAGCAAAAGCCAAGAATCGCCAATACCGCCAGCGCGTAGCCACCACCGAAACCGACATGATAGAGACGCCCCGCGCCGAGCCATCGCGCCGTCCGATAATAAAGCAATACGCTGCCTGCGAGCAGCAGGGACTGATACAGCCACGTCAGCGGCGTTACCGGCTTGCGCAGGGTCGCACTGCTCCAGAGTGCAGCGACAACCCATGACGCGATCCAACCCACCCAAGCGCCGAGAAATATCAAGCCAGGTCGCATGGTGCCCTTCCGTCGATGGAACTTGGTAAACATTATGTACCGCTTCACAGTCACAAGTATGTCAGCGACATGATCGATGGAGCGTCTCGAAGCTTTAGTCTAACCGCAGTGCCCTCGCGGCCCGTTCCGATCGATGTATAATCCCACTTCCGAACAGGGAGACGTGCGATGAGCTGGATGCCCTCCAACGACCCGATCCTCGGCGACCCGCAATCCTGTGACGCGCTCGAACTCGTCATCGTGCCGCGCACCCGCGATCTCGGCGACGGCTTCGCCGTTCGCCGCGCGCTGCCACACGGCAAGCGCCAGATGGTCGGCCCTTTCATCTTCTTCGATCATTTCGGCCCAGTGCAGTTCATCGCAGGTCAGGGCATGGACGTGCGGCCGCATCCGCATATTGGCCTTGCCACCGTCACCTATCTGTTCGACGGCTCCATCATGCACCGCGACAGCGAGGGCAACATTCAGGAGATCAAGCCGGGCGCGATGAACCTGATGACCGCCGGGCGCGGCATCGCCCACTCCGAGCGCACGCCGGACGTGCCCCGCGCCAACGGGCAGAAAATGCTCGGCCTGCAGAGCTGGATCGCACTGCCGCAGAACCGCGAGGAGATCGCGCCGTCGTTCCAGCATTACAGCGCCGCCAGCCTGCCCCTCGTCAGCGACACCGGGCTCAAGGCGCGCATCATCGCTGGCAAGGCGTTCGGCGCAACATCACCCGTCGATCAAACCTCCGAATGGTTCTACGCTGAGGTCAGCCTCGATGCCGGATCGCACGCACCGCTCGATGCCGATCACGAGGAGCGCGCGGTCTATCTCGTCGAGGGCGAGGTGGAAATCGCGCATGAACGCTACGAGGCTCCGCGCCTCCTGATCTTCCGCCCCGGCGACCGCATCACTATCAATGCGGTGACGCCGACAAAAATGATGTTCCTCGGCGGCACCGCGCTCGAGGGACCGCGTTACATCTGGTGGAATTTCGTCTCATCGAGCCGCGAACGCATCGAACAGGCCAAACAAGACTGGAAGATGGGCCGCTTCGCGCATGTCCCCGAGGAGACCGAATTCATTCCGTTGCCGGAATGAAAATTCATGACTGTCCCATGAGCGGAGACGCCTGACCGATGCCAAGCCTGACATTCGACCGCGCCTTTCTCACTAATCTTCTCGGCACCTTGACCGACCGGGGACGTGACCTGATCCGCGGTTTGACGCAAGGATCGCCGCATCGCCTTGCCGACGGCGAACTCGCCGAGCTTGGCGAGACATTGCTGTCCCGGCGTGGCGAAGCCACCGGCGTCGCTCTCGCACAAGCGCTGCTGGCCGGCTATGAAGCGGCGACGCCTGAACAGCGCCTCGCCTTTCTCGAAGCGCTCGCCGATATGTTCGGTCCCGAACGCGAAGCCATCGAAAGCGCAATCGAGAAAGTGCGCGCCGAAGGCTTGAGTCCGGATGCAGTCAGCGCGCTGCATGAATCCGCCGAGCCGCGGCGACAGGAGTTGATCCGCCGCCTCAATCTCGCGCCCGGCGGCACCGCCGCGCTGGTGCGAATGCGGGAAGAGCTGCTGGCCTATCTCGGCGAGCATCCGCAGTTGCGCGTAGTCGACGACGATTTTGTCCACCTATTCGCATCGTGGTTCAATCGCGGCTTTCTGGTGCTGCATCGAATCGACTGGACGACGCCCGCCAACATTCTGGAAAAAATCATCCGCTACGAAGCGGTGCACGCCATCAAGAACTGGGACGATTTGCGCAATCGGCTCGCACCGCCTGACCGGCGCTGCTACGGCTTCTTCCATCCCCGGCTTGTCGACGAGCCACTGATCTTCGTTGAGGTCGCGCTGACGAAGGAGATTCCCGGCGCCATCGCGCCGCTGCTTGAGGAAACCCGCACGCCAATCGCACCTAAACAGGCCACCACTGCCGTGTTCTATTCGATCTCGAACACCCAGCGCGGCCTCGGCGGCATTTCGTTCGGCAACTTCCTCATCAAGCAGGTGGTCGAGGACCTGAAGCGCGAGTGGCCGAACCTCAATACGTTCGTGACTCTTTCGCCGGTGCCGGGGTTCGCGGCGTGGCTCGCGCGCGAGCGCGCGTCGGATAGTCCCGCGGCCCTTGACGCTGCGGACAAGGAGACACTGACCGCACTCGACCAGCCCGGCTGGATCGACGACCCTGCGATCGCCGAACGCGTGAAGCCGGTGCTGCTGGCTGCGGCAGCCTACTATTTCCTGGAAGCCAAGGACAAACGTGGCCGCGCCGTCGATCCGGTCGCGCGCTTCCATCTGGGCAATGGCGCAAGATTGGAGAAGCTCGATTACCTCGGCGACACTTCGACCAAGGGTCTCAAGCAATCACACGGACTGATGGTGAATTATTGCTACGACCTCGACGACATCGAGGATAATCACGAAGCATTTGTCGAGAAAGGCGTCATCGCCGCCTCAACCGCCGTGCGCAAAAGACTGCAGACCAAGTCCGGCCTGAGCGGCGCGGCATAGCCAGCGTCAGACGCTCACGCAGCGCCTGACAAATAAGCTTCGCGGCGGCCAATCATCCGCTCTGCGGCGATCTTCGCGGCTTCCTTGGTATCGGTCGCGCAGATGCGATACTCGAGCGCCGGCAATACAATCGCGTCACGCCGGATGAAGAACGATTTCAGCGAACGTGAGGGAATCGCCACGCGCGCGAGCGCTTCGGCAACGTTATCGACTGCACCGAAAGCGAACAGCGCACCGGTCGTAGCCACGCGTACTTCGTAAATTCCGGGACCAATGGGCGCTTCCAGTTTGTCGCCTCGCGCTGCCGTCGGATAGCGCTTCCAGTCGCCCCAAGTGGTAATCATCTCAGCCTCGGAAAAGTTAACGCAAAACTGCTCAGTATTGATTAGTGCGGTTCAACGCCTGCAGGTTCAATTTGTTCCAAATGTGGTTGCCACACGCGCGTTGTTCAAGGATGTCGCGCTTTCGTGAAGATAGTTCGTGAAGATAGAAAGTTCCGGGTCAGATGGGCAATCCGTGCTTCTGCGCCAGCTCTTTCAGCGACGTCTGCGGGCGGGCACCGATGTGCTGGATCACTTCCGCCGCGGCCATTGCGCCGAGCCGGCCGGCCTGCTCGTAGCCGGCTTCACGAACGAGACCGAACAGGAAACCGGCGGCGAACAGATCGCCTGCGCCGGTGGTGTCGACCACGCTCCGTGCGGGGAAAGCGGAGACTGCGGTGATCCCTTCCTTCGCCGCGACGACGCACCCCTTCTCGCTGCGCGTGACGACACCGAGCGCGACATCGTTGCGCAACTGCGCGAGCGCGGCGTCAAAATCCTGCGTGTCATAGAGCGACTGCAATTCCGCTTCGTTGGCGAAAATCAGATCGACCGTCTTGTCACGCATCAGGGCGATGAATTCATCGCGATAACGGCCAACACAGAACGCATCCGACAGCGTCAGCGCGACCTTGCGGCCGTGCTGGTGCGCGATCTGCGACGCCTTGACGAAAGCATCCTTGGCGTCCTTCGGGTCCCACAGATAGCCTTCAAGATAGATGATCGACGCCGCGGCGATCTCATTCTCAACAATATCAGCCGCTGACAGTTCCTGCGCCGCACCGAGGTAGGTGTTCATGGTGCGCTCGCCATCGGGCGTGACCAGGATGTAGGAACAGCCGGTCGCAGGCCCATCCTTTGCGGCTGCCGTGCCGAACGCGACACCCGCAGCACGAATGTCATGTGCATAGAGCTGGCCGATCTGGTCGTCCTTGATTTTGCCAACATAGGCCGCGCGGGCGCCCAACTGGGCGACGCCGACGATGGTGTTGGCCGCCGAACCGCCGGAGACTTCCGTCGCAGGGCCCATGTCGCTGTAGATCGACGCGGCGCGGGCCTCGTCGATCAGCGCCATCGAACCTTTCGTCATGCCGTGGTCGGTCAGGAACTTGTCGTCCACCCGCACAAGAATGTCGAAAAGGGCGTTACCGATGCCGAGAACATCGTATTTGGCGCTGTTCATTAAGATTAATCCTGCGGAGTGAGGCCGAAACCGGCGAAAGCTGGTAAAAGACGGAGACGTTCGCAGCGGGTTGAACGCCAGCGCGACCTATCACGACAAACCCTCTGCCAGCAAGCAGCGGTACTTTCGATCCATTCCAAGACAGCCCTTCCAAGACGCCGATGATCCGCCACATCCTCACGGTTTCCGCCGGAACGCTGATCTCGCGGGTCTTGGGCTTTCTCCGCGACACCCTGATCGCGGCGCTGCTCGGCGCGGGTCCGGTCGCGGACGCTTTCCTGGTCGCGCTGCAATTCATCAATGTCGCGCGCCGCGCGCTCTCCGAGGGCTCGCTGAACGCTGCGCTGGTACCGATCTATCTGCGGCTGCGCGACAGCGAGGGCGCAATCGCGGCCACCGCTTTCGCGGGACAGGTGATGGGAAGCCTCTGCCTGATCCTGATCGGCATTGCCGTTGTGTTCACTGGGTTGATGCCGTTCGTGATCTCGGTGATGGCGCCGGGCTTTATCGGACATCAGACCATGCAACTCGCAATCGACGATGCGCGGCTGATGATGCCATACTTCGCTTTCGTCGGCCCGATCACGGTGATGATGGGCGTGCTCAACGCCGAGCGGCGTTTCCTGCTCACCGCATTCTCGCCGGTGCTGTTCAACCTGATGATGATCGCCATCATCCTGTCGCTGCTCCTGTGGCATCACGATGCGCAAACATCCGCGACGATTATCGCGGGCGCGGTCGGCGTTGCCGGGTGCTTCCAGATGCTGGTGCTGATCCAGCGGCGCCCATGGCGCAGCGGCCTCGCCGCGCCCATTCGCATCTCCTTCAATCCGCAGATCCGCGCCTTCTATCGCAAGGCCGTCCCCGGCATGATCGCGAATTCCGGGCCGCAATTCCTGATCGTCGCAGGCGCGATTATCGCCTCCGGCGCGCCCGCCGCCGTCTCCTGGCTTTATTTCGCCAACCGCCTGATCGAACTGCCGCTCGGCATGGTCGGCGTCGCCATGGGCACCGTGCTGATGCCGGAATTCACCCACGCGATCCAGAACGACGACCATGATGCCCTCACCCATGCGCAATCGCGCGGCGTCGAACTCGCCCTCGGTCTGGTGCTGCCGGCAACGCTCGGTTTGATGCTGCTGAGCGAACCAATCATCGGCATCCTGTTCCAGCACGGAGCGTTTACCGCAACCGACACCGTCGCAACCGCGGAGGCGCTGTCCGTGCTCGCGCTCGGGCTTCCCGCCTATGTGCTGGTGAAAGTTCTGTCCCCCGCCTTTTTCGCGCGCGAGGACACCCGGACGCCGCTTCTCGCTACGCTCGCAGGCATCGCAAGCGCGGTGATTGCGGGCCTTCTGGTCAGCCATCGCTTCGGCGTGTCCGGCATTGCCGCGAGCATCTCGCTCGGCGCCTGGATTTGCGCCCTGATCCTCACCTGGCGCGGTGCATCCTCGTTCGGCTTTTCCATCGACGAGACCGCGCGCATGCGGCTGCCGCGCATCGTGCTGTGCGCCGCCATCATGGGCCTTACGCTTTTCACCTCGCAATATTTCGTCGCCCCCCTGACGGAGAACGCGCCGTTCTTCCCCCGCCTCACCATCCTGGGCGGAATGATCGCGGCCGGCATTTCGTTCTACGGCCTGTTGCTCGACCTGTTCGATGTCGTGAGCTGGGGCGAGGCTTTCGGCGACTTGCGCGACCGGAGCCCGCGTGGCAAGTGAGCGGCGGAAGCGGCTCGCGGCCTTGAGCCCTTTCACGGGAACGGCATCATGACAGCGATTCAGCGGGTTTTTTCAGGCGTCCAGCCGACGGGCAATCTGCACCTCGGCAACTATCTCGGCGCCATCGTCAATTTCGTCAAACTGCAGCAGACCCACAACTGCATCTATTGCGTGGTGGACCTGCACGCGATCACCGTGTGGCAGAACCCGACCGAACTGACGCACAACATCCGCGAAGTGACGTCGGCGTTCCTCGCGAGCGGCATCGACCCCGAAAAGCACATCGTGTTCAACCAGAGCCAAGTGGCCGAGCATGCGGAGCTCGCCTGGGTGCTGAACTGCGTCGCGCGTCTCGGCTGGCTGAACCGCATGACCCAGTTCAAGGAAAAGGCCGGCAAGGATCGCGAGAACGCATCCGTCGGCCTTTACGCCTATCCAAACCTGATGGCGGCGGACATTCTCGTCTATCGCGCGACCCATGTGCCGGTCGGCGAGGACCAGAAGCAGCATCTCGAACTGGCACGCGACATCGCGCAGAAATTCAACAATGACTTTTCTGAGTCTATCGCCGCGAAGGGGTACAACGCGAAATTCTTCCCGCAACCCGAGCCGCTGATCACCGGCCCGGCCACGCGCGTAATGTCGCTGCGCGACGGCTCGAAGAAAATGTCGAAATCCGATCCTTCGGATTACTCGCGCATTAACCTCACCGACGATGCCGACGCCATCGCACAGAAAATCCGCAAGGCCAAAACCGATCCCGAGCCGTTGCCCTCCGAGGAGGAAGGCCTGAAGTCGCGCCCCGAAGCCGACAATCTCGTCGGCATCTACGCCGCGCTGTCCGGCCGCACCAAGGCGGACGTGTTGCGCGACTTCGGTGGCGGACAATTCTCCGGCTTCAAATCGACACTGGTCGACCTGTCCGTGCACAAACTGGGCCCGATCGGTGCGGAAATGAACCGGCTGATGCAGGACCCCGGCCATGTCGATGCCGTGCTGGTGAAAGGTGCCGAGCGCGCCCGCGCCATCGCCTCCGAGACCATGAAGGCGGTGAAGGACATTGTCGGCTTCGTGCAGGCAAAATAATCCGCTTTTCGCGACACAAGCCCTTCTGCCATCAACCTTATTTCAGGGCCGCATATCTGCGCTGCGGCCTTGACCGTGCTTTTTACGGCGCCATCTGTTAGGAGAAGGCATCGCAACCCGATCGCGCCGGCCTTGAACCGGTGATGTGTTGGAGACACCCATGTTTATCCAGACCGAAGCTACCCCCAACCCCGCAACGCTGAAGTTCCTGCCCGGCCGCACCGTACTCGACAACGGCACGATGGAATTCACCAGCCGCGACAGCGCCGTGCGCTCGCCGCTTGCGGTGAAACTGTTCGACATTCCCGGCGTCACCGGCGTGTTCTACGGCTCCGATTTCGTCACCGTCACCAAGGACGACGGCGACTGGCAGCACCTGAAGCCCGCCATTCTCGGCACCATCATGGAACACTACATGTCCGGTGCGCCGATCCTTGCCGACGGTGCGCAGCCAGATGCCGGTCCGCATGCCGAGGAATTCTTCAACGAGGCCGACGCCGAGACGGTCGGCATCATCAAGGACATCATCGAAACCCGCGTCCGCCCGGCGGTCGCCAGTGATGGCGGCGATATCACCTTCCGCGGCTTCAAGGATGGCATCGTGTTCCTCGACATGAAGGGCTCGTGCTCGGGCTGCCCGTCCTCGACCGCGACGCTCAAACACGGCATCCAGAACCTGCTCAAGCATTTCGTGCCCGACGTTGTCGAAGTGAGGCCGATGTAAGCCTCCTCGCACCTGCGAGAGCGACGATTTGACGATGGCCGGGCTTGACCCGGCCATTTATTTTTTCGAATGCTTGCGCAACAGCAGGGCCTTTCCGCCTGCGATTTCAGCTTTCACGAAACCCTTCTCCTACAATCATGCTCGTTCTCGCCATCGATACCGCGCTGGAATCCTGCGCCGCCGCGGTGCTCGACACCGAAGCGGAAGCCTTTCGCGCACGACAGAGTCTGCCGATGAAGCGCGGCCACGCCGAAGCGCTGATGCCACTGATCGACGAGGTGATGACGGCCTCCGGCCTTTCCTATGCAGCGCTCGACCGGATCGCGGTCACCGTTGGTCCGGGCAGCTTCACCGGGCTGCGGGTGGGCATTTCGGCGGCCCGCGGACTGGGTCTTGCCGCCAACCGTCCTGTTGTCGGCATCACCACACTCGCCGCCTATGCCGCTCCGCTGATCGGAGAGGAAAGCGAAACACCGGTGATCGCGGCGATTGACGCCCGCCACGGCCATGTCTACGCCCAGGTGTTTTCTGGCGACGGCACAACGCTCATCAAACCCGCCATCATACCGCTCGAGGAGGTTTTCCGCGCCGCGCGCTTCGGCGCAGCGCATATCGTCGGCGACGCCGCCGATATGCTCGCGGCGCAATGGCCGTCGCAGTTCGAACCGCCCATGTCGGCCGACCGGCAGGCAGCCCCGGATATCGCATGGGTGGCGTGGCTCGGCGCCAGCGTCGATCCGGACGAGGCACCGCCGCGTCCGTATTATCTGCGCGCGCCCGATGCCAAGACCAAGGCCGAACTGGCGCAACGCTGATGGCGGGCCTTATCGCGAAATTTCTGTCGCTTTTCTCGTCACACAATAATGCGGCGGTCGAGCCCACGAATTTGCGCGACGCGCCCGCGATGGCGCGGCTTCACAAATCCTCCTTCCATCGCGGATGGGATGTCGGCGAGTTCGAGCAATTGCTCACTGACCGCAGCGTGCTCGCACACAAGCTGCGCATGGGCCGCACCGTCGCGGGCTTTATCCTCTCCCGCATGGCGGCCGATGAGGCGGAAATTCTGTCGGTCGCGATCGCGCCCAACCTGCGCGGCCGCGGCCTTTCCGGCCCGCTCGTCCGGACCCATCTCGGCTATCTTGCAGGGCAAGGCATTCGCACGGTTTTTCTCGAGGTCGAGGAAAACAACCAGCCCGCGCGCGCGCTATATGCGCGGGCGGGTTTCAGCACCGTCGGGCGCCGTGAGCGTTACTATAAAGATGACAGTGGCGCTCAATTAAATGCCATCGTGATGCGGCGCGACTTGTCGTCGTAGCTTCGGAATGGCAAAATAGCGCCATGCCAGTTGTGAAACCCGTTCCCGCTTCGACATCGACCGACATCGAGTCGCGCTGTGCCGCGACCGGCATGCGCATGACCGAACAGCGCCGTGTGATCGCGCGCGTACTTGCGGAATCCACCGACCATCCCGACGTGGAAGAACTCTATCGGCGCTGTGTCACGGTCGACGACAAGATCTCGATTTCGACAGTGTACCGCACCGTCAAGCTGTTCGAGGATGCAGGCATCATTGAACGTCACGACTTCCGCGAGGGCCGCGCGCGCTATGAGCAGGTGCCAGACAACCATCACGACCATCTCATCAACCTGCGCGATGGCAAGGTGATCGAATTCACCTCCGAGCAGATCGAGGTGCTGCAGACCGAGATCGCCCGCAAGCTCGGCTACCGGCTGGTGGATCACCGCCTGGAACTGTATTGCGTTCCGCTGGATGACGATAAAAGCTGAAATTCCATGATTTTCAGCGGCTTTTGCGGCCCGTGATCGCTGGATTCGGTCCCCGATCCGCTATATCTGAAGCGCCTGTCGCGAAAGGGGCCCTGTTCCTTCCGCCATCGCCGCAACTAACCCGGTTCTCATGACGCCGCCGCGCAAGCTGCACATCAAATCCTACGGCTGCCAGATGAACGTCTACGATGCGCAACGCATGGTGGATACGCTGGCTCCTGAAGGATTCGTGGAGACGGCGGACGCCACTGAGGCCGACCTCGTCATCCTCAACACCTGTCACATCCGCGAGAAGGCCTCGGAGAAAGTATTCTCCGAACTCGGACGCCTGCGGGTGATGAAGGAAGAGGCTGCGCGCGAGGGGCGCGAGATGAAGATCGCTGTCGCCGGCTGCGTGGCGCAGGCCGAAGGCGAGGAGATCACCCGCCGCGCCTCGACCGTCGATGTCGTGGTCGGCCCGCAGAGTTACCATAATCTGCCAAAACTTCTGGCCAGAGCACGCAGCGGCGCGCCCGCGATCGAAACCGAATTTCCGATCGAGGATAAATTCACATCTTTGCCCGCGCCGAAGCCCGCGGCGATCCGCGCGCGTGGCATCTCGTCGTTCGTCACCGTGCAGGAAGGCTGCGACAAATTCTGTACCTTCTGCGTGGTGCCCTATACGCGCGGCATGGAAGTGTCGCGACCGGTCGCGGCCATCGTCGATGACGTGAAGCGCCTCGTCGACAATGGCGTGCGCGAAATCACGCTGATCGGTCAGAACGTCAACGCCTATCACGGCGAAGGCGAGGATGGGCTGACAGGGTCGCTTGGCCGCCTGCTGCATCGCCTCGCCGCCATTCCGGGGATCGCGCGGCTGCGTTATTCGACGAGCCACCCACGTGACGTCGATGATTCGCTGATCGAAGCCCATCGTGACATTCCCGCCGTGATGCCGTTCGTGCATCTGCCGGTGCAGTCCGGCTCCGACCGGATTCTCGCGGCGATGAACCGCAAACACACTGCGGCCGATTACATCCGCACCATCGAGCGGTTCCGCAAGGCGTCCCCGGCGATTGCATTTTCCTCGGATTTCATCGTCGGGTTTCCAGGTGAAAGTGAACAGGATTTTTCCGATACCCTCGCACTCGTCACACAAATCAGCTACGCTGGCGCCTATTCGTTCAAGTATTCGCCCCGCCCGGGCACCCCGGCGGCGGACATGCAGGAGACGGACACGGCCTTGGCGGTTCCAGCAGCGGTGATGGACGAGCGCCTGGCGCAGCTCCAGGCCTTGATCGACGCCCAGCAGGCGAGCTTCAACAGGGCTGCCGTCGGCCAGACGGTCGAGGTGCTGTTCGAACGCGCGGCGCGTGAACCCGGCCAGATCGTCGGTCGTACTCCCTATCTGCAACCGGCACATGTGATGGCGCCCGCCGACATCATCGGTCAAGTTCTGCCGGTCACCATCGACAGTCTGGAACGCTACAGCCTCAAGGGCCGCCTCGCGCCCACACATGCGGCGGACATACCTCGCATATCTTCGATCCCTGCAACGGAGCCTGAAACCTTTGCCTAAAAGCGCAGCGGATTCATCTTCACTCGCTCCCGGCCGCAAACCCGATCGCGACCTTTCCTCCTCACCGGAAACACAGATCGTCGTTGCCTTCGACGACAACCGCGCGGCCTCCGCGCTGGTCGGGCCATATGGCCAGCATCTTGCTCTGATCGAACGCCGCCTCGGCGTGGTCGCCGACTCGCGCGGCAACCACGTCACCATCGCGGGCTCACGCGATGGCTGCGACGCCGCGCGCCGCGTGCTGGAGACACTCTACAAGCAGGCTTTGGCCGCAACCGATATCAGCCACGGCGATGTCGAAGGCGCGATCCGCGCCATTCTCGCGCAGGGCTCGCTGTTCGATTTCGAGTCCCGCCCCGGCAAATCCTCGTTCGAGGAAATCAATCTGCGCAAGCGCCCGGTGCGCGCCCGCACCGCCGCGCAGGACGCCTATATCCGTGCACTGAAGCGCAACG includes:
- the miaB gene encoding tRNA (N6-isopentenyl adenosine(37)-C2)-methylthiotransferase MiaB; translation: MTPPRKLHIKSYGCQMNVYDAQRMVDTLAPEGFVETADATEADLVILNTCHIREKASEKVFSELGRLRVMKEEAAREGREMKIAVAGCVAQAEGEEITRRASTVDVVVGPQSYHNLPKLLARARSGAPAIETEFPIEDKFTSLPAPKPAAIRARGISSFVTVQEGCDKFCTFCVVPYTRGMEVSRPVAAIVDDVKRLVDNGVREITLIGQNVNAYHGEGEDGLTGSLGRLLHRLAAIPGIARLRYSTSHPRDVDDSLIEAHRDIPAVMPFVHLPVQSGSDRILAAMNRKHTAADYIRTIERFRKASPAIAFSSDFIVGFPGESEQDFSDTLALVTQISYAGAYSFKYSPRPGTPAADMQETDTALAVPAAVMDERLAQLQALIDAQQASFNRAAVGQTVEVLFERAAREPGQIVGRTPYLQPAHVMAPADIIGQVLPVTIDSLERYSLKGRLAPTHAADIPRISSIPATEPETFA